The Rhodocytophaga rosea genome has a segment encoding these proteins:
- the apaG gene encoding Co2+/Mg2+ efflux protein ApaG produces MITEITQGVKVTVATEYQPEYSSPVQSHYVFTYKISIENCSEYTVQLLRRHWFIHDANGTVREVEGEGVVGQQPVLEPGETHEYISGCNLKTGIGKMNGTYLMERVVDGKTFQARIPEFVMVVPYKLN; encoded by the coding sequence ATGATTACTGAGATTACACAAGGGGTAAAAGTGACGGTGGCAACGGAATATCAACCTGAATATTCAAGCCCTGTTCAGTCTCATTATGTTTTTACATATAAGATTAGCATAGAAAATTGCAGTGAATATACCGTACAATTATTAAGGAGGCACTGGTTCATTCATGATGCCAATGGAACGGTTAGGGAAGTGGAAGGCGAAGGTGTAGTAGGGCAGCAACCAGTACTCGAACCAGGCGAAACGCATGAATATATTTCCGGCTGTAACCTTAAAACAGGCATAGGAAAAATGAATGGTACCTATCTGATGGAACGGGTAGTAGATGGAAAAACCTTTCAGGCCCGTATACCTGAATTTGTAATGGTGGTTCCTTACAAGCTTAACTAA
- the ung gene encoding uracil-DNA glycosylase — protein sequence MDIKIENSWKQRLALEFEKTYFQNLITFVKQEYATQTVYPPGSKIFYAFDACPFDQVKVVIIGQDPYHGAGQAHGLAFSVNDGVTKPPSLINIFKELHDDLGKPVPKSGNLSRWAEQGVLLLNATLTVRANTPGSHQGKGWEEFTDAAIKALSNEKSGIVFLLWGAYAQKKGAIVDAKKHYVLKAKHPSPMAAKYGGWFGTKHFSQTNEYLRSQGKPEIDW from the coding sequence ATGGATATTAAAATAGAAAATTCCTGGAAACAACGGCTCGCACTGGAGTTTGAAAAAACCTATTTTCAAAACCTGATCACCTTTGTAAAACAAGAATACGCCACACAAACTGTTTATCCTCCCGGAAGTAAAATATTTTATGCTTTCGATGCCTGTCCTTTCGACCAGGTGAAGGTAGTTATTATCGGGCAAGACCCTTATCATGGAGCAGGGCAGGCACATGGACTGGCTTTTTCGGTAAATGATGGCGTTACTAAACCTCCTTCGCTCATCAATATTTTTAAAGAATTGCATGATGACCTGGGAAAACCAGTACCCAAATCCGGCAACTTATCCAGGTGGGCAGAGCAGGGAGTGCTTTTGCTGAATGCTACTTTAACTGTACGGGCTAATACACCAGGTTCGCACCAGGGAAAAGGCTGGGAAGAGTTTACAGATGCTGCCATCAAGGCGCTTTCCAACGAAAAATCAGGAATAGTATTTTTGCTGTGGGGAGCCTATGCCCAGAAAAAAGGAGCCATCGTAGATGCCAAAAAGCACTATGTGTTAAAAGCCAAACACCCTTCCCCAATGGCAGCCAAATACGGCGGCTGGTTTGGAACCAAACATTTCAGCCAAACTAATGAATATCTGCGCTCTCAGGGCAAACCGGAAATAGACTGGTAA
- a CDS encoding 3-keto-disaccharide hydrolase: MKQYGLLLFLLFLSVSIHAQTANVLTPQEKKEGWKLLFDGKTLKGWHTYGAKGVGSAWRIDGDALQLYVPARAGNKTKDGGDIVTDEVFAGDFEFKIDWKITKLANSGVFLFVTEDPKYEHAYTTAVEVQVTDNGIYGDGADNNRRAGDLFGIASSRIRMPNPVGEWNHMHVILKKGMLNVFLNDIQIHEIQLNGKTWQEALAKSGISQSPISKGVFAGRIGLQDWGSQAWYKNIKIRPL; encoded by the coding sequence ATGAAACAATACGGTTTATTGTTGTTTTTGTTATTCTTGTCTGTAAGTATCCATGCGCAGACTGCTAATGTATTAACACCGCAAGAAAAAAAGGAAGGATGGAAGCTGTTGTTTGATGGTAAAACCCTGAAAGGGTGGCATACTTACGGAGCAAAAGGAGTAGGTAGTGCCTGGCGGATTGATGGCGATGCTTTACAATTGTATGTACCTGCCCGGGCAGGCAACAAAACAAAAGATGGCGGCGATATTGTAACGGATGAGGTGTTTGCCGGAGACTTTGAGTTTAAAATTGACTGGAAAATAACCAAACTTGCCAATAGCGGTGTATTCTTGTTTGTGACCGAAGATCCAAAGTATGAACACGCCTATACCACAGCTGTAGAAGTACAGGTGACTGATAATGGCATTTATGGCGATGGCGCTGATAATAACCGCCGAGCAGGCGACTTGTTTGGCATTGCCAGTTCACGCATCCGTATGCCCAATCCGGTGGGCGAATGGAACCACATGCATGTAATTTTGAAAAAGGGTATGCTGAATGTTTTCCTCAACGATATTCAAATCCACGAAATCCAGCTGAACGGCAAAACCTGGCAGGAAGCCCTTGCCAAAAGTGGCATCAGCCAGTCACCTATCAGCAAAGGGGTATTTGCCGGACGTATCGGCCTTCAGGACTGGGGCAGCCAGGCTTGGTATAAGAACATCAAAATACGGCCTTTATAA
- a CDS encoding glycosyltransferase family 32 protein, which yields MIPKIIHQTYKTKDLPEDLMRWHQKMIALHPQWQVYLWTDEDNLRLVEEHFPHLLDIYNKLPYNIMRVDMVRYMYMVIYGGVYLDLDYELFSPLDEITHSHELILPLSREQQGKDFYQTHTIIGNCIFASAPGHLFWYDILDAFHRHPPVEQFSNKIDILKLTGPEFITRIYFQNPGKYLAFLPKKNIFHPDISYATHPDYEKELSEKGTLGLHHCKESWLKENNTISNIMARAVSSFNRRIRFFMG from the coding sequence ATGATTCCTAAAATTATTCATCAGACGTACAAGACCAAAGATCTTCCGGAAGATCTCATGCGATGGCATCAGAAAATGATTGCCCTTCATCCGCAATGGCAGGTATATCTCTGGACAGATGAGGATAATCTGAGATTGGTGGAAGAACATTTTCCGCATTTGCTGGACATATATAATAAACTGCCCTATAATATTATGCGGGTAGATATGGTCAGGTATATGTATATGGTAATATACGGAGGTGTTTACCTGGACCTGGATTATGAACTATTCAGTCCACTCGACGAAATTACCCACAGCCATGAATTAATTTTACCCTTGTCCCGTGAGCAGCAAGGCAAAGACTTTTATCAAACCCATACCATCATTGGCAATTGTATTTTTGCGTCTGCACCTGGCCATCTGTTCTGGTACGATATACTGGATGCTTTTCATAGACATCCGCCGGTTGAGCAGTTCTCCAATAAAATAGATATTCTTAAACTGACAGGTCCTGAATTTATTACCAGAATATATTTTCAGAACCCAGGAAAATATCTTGCTTTCCTGCCAAAGAAAAATATTTTTCATCCGGATATATCTTATGCAACCCACCCGGATTATGAAAAGGAACTTTCTGAAAAAGGAACCCTGGGTCTGCATCATTGTAAGGAGAGCTGGCTAAAGGAAAATAATACCATCAGCAACATAATGGCCAGAGCTGTATCTTCTTTTAACCGGCGTATTCGATTCTTTATGGGTTAG
- a CDS encoding acyloxyacyl hydrolase: MHYLTSKIALICLIPILTFFAGIQPGTAQNLPKKTKTFALGIHTYYGFILKHTESIGHLAQSHPYAIEINLNRITDGSKTWHHSYRFPEVGYAIGLYDFRNPILGKAMYAFTYVDKALLKGNSSALRLKIGTGLAYITNPYDAETNFQNTALSGRVMFGMQGELAWTYRIHRKWQLRTGVTLTHFSNGAFKLPNSGVNIPALKVGISYQPRQLQMQTLPDSLPGQPTPGSVSLNISGAFFFKEIKLPGGKKYPGGTISMYVNKRLNQKSALNIGVDGFYNTALRQVIRQDPDIDSLHIPDFKRAGLTFGHELFIGRVSMLTQLGVYVYNPYQKIDTRVYQRFGLKYYFSRKLFAAMLLKTHFGTADCVEWALGVSL; this comes from the coding sequence ATGCATTACCTGACCAGCAAAATAGCGCTTATTTGTTTAATTCCCATACTGACTTTTTTCGCCGGCATTCAACCGGGAACTGCACAAAATCTTCCTAAAAAAACAAAGACTTTTGCCTTAGGCATACATACTTATTACGGCTTCATTCTCAAGCATACAGAATCTATTGGGCACCTGGCTCAAAGCCATCCCTATGCCATAGAAATAAACCTGAACCGCATTACCGATGGAAGCAAAACCTGGCACCATAGTTACCGATTTCCTGAAGTGGGATATGCGATAGGTTTATATGACTTCCGCAACCCTATTCTGGGAAAAGCTATGTATGCTTTCACGTATGTAGACAAAGCCCTGTTAAAAGGTAATTCCTCTGCCCTGCGGCTAAAAATCGGTACTGGCCTGGCCTATATAACTAATCCATATGATGCAGAGACAAACTTTCAGAATACGGCTTTAAGCGGACGGGTGATGTTTGGTATGCAGGGCGAACTAGCCTGGACCTACCGCATACACAGGAAATGGCAACTAAGAACTGGAGTTACCCTTACTCATTTTTCAAATGGGGCATTTAAGCTACCCAATTCAGGCGTAAATATTCCGGCTCTAAAAGTGGGGATCAGCTACCAGCCCAGGCAGCTTCAAATGCAGACTTTGCCGGATTCACTTCCAGGGCAACCTACACCCGGTAGTGTGAGTCTTAATATTTCCGGTGCGTTTTTCTTTAAAGAAATCAAGTTGCCTGGAGGTAAAAAATATCCTGGCGGCACCATATCCATGTATGTCAATAAGCGGTTGAATCAGAAAAGTGCCCTGAATATAGGCGTAGATGGTTTTTATAATACGGCTCTCCGGCAAGTAATACGCCAGGACCCTGATATTGACAGCCTGCATATTCCTGATTTTAAAAGAGCCGGGCTTACCTTCGGGCATGAATTGTTTATAGGAAGGGTATCTATGCTCACACAACTAGGCGTATATGTGTACAATCCTTATCAGAAAATCGATACCAGGGTTTACCAGCGGTTTGGATTAAAATATTATTTCTCCAGAAAATTATTTGCGGCTATGCTGCTGAAAACGCACTTCGGAACAGCTGATTGTGTGGAATGGGCTTTAGGAGTAAGTTTGTAG
- a CDS encoding SDR family oxidoreductase, which produces MELKDKVAVVTGVSKGIGLSVARRFLEKGLKVAGWSRTAPDLSLPDFKFYPVDLRNFESIENAFNATLQDFGTVSVLINNAGVGYAGKMDEMPVSQWMEMFDLNVHALYYCSRLAIPVMKQLKEGHIINIASVAALEGKEDWVGYCGSKYAVRGISQSLYKEVRNYGIKVTCIFPGAVNTHFFDQNELMKAHPNMMNPDDLAITLVDLLQTSGNCHPVELEIRPLLPRN; this is translated from the coding sequence ATGGAACTCAAAGACAAGGTAGCAGTAGTTACTGGTGTAAGTAAAGGGATAGGTTTATCGGTAGCCCGGAGGTTCCTGGAAAAGGGCTTAAAAGTAGCCGGATGGAGCCGTACTGCCCCTGATCTTTCACTTCCTGATTTTAAGTTTTATCCGGTTGACCTGCGTAATTTTGAGTCGATAGAAAATGCATTTAACGCAACCTTACAGGATTTTGGAACTGTATCTGTGCTGATCAATAACGCCGGTGTAGGCTATGCCGGAAAAATGGATGAAATGCCGGTAAGCCAGTGGATGGAAATGTTCGACCTGAATGTACATGCCTTGTATTATTGTTCCAGATTAGCTATTCCTGTAATGAAGCAGCTGAAAGAAGGCCATATTATTAATATTGCTTCTGTGGCTGCCTTGGAAGGCAAGGAAGACTGGGTAGGCTATTGCGGCAGTAAATACGCCGTCCGGGGTATCTCGCAGAGTTTGTATAAAGAAGTGCGCAATTATGGCATTAAAGTAACTTGTATCTTTCCGGGAGCGGTAAATACGCATTTTTTCGACCAGAATGAACTAATGAAAGCCCACCCTAATATGATGAACCCCGATGACCTGGCCATTACTTTAGTTGATCTGCTTCAGACCAGTGGAAACTGTCATCCGGTAGAATTAGAAATCCGCCCTTTGTTGCCCCGGAATTAG
- a CDS encoding DUF427 domain-containing protein, protein MKAIWNQTIIAESNDTIVVEGNHYFPPQAVNQELLADSSTHTHCPWKGEASYYSIKANGKENKDAAWHYPNPKEAASQIKGYIAFWRGVKVEP, encoded by the coding sequence ATGAAAGCCATCTGGAACCAGACCATTATTGCAGAAAGCAACGATACCATTGTAGTAGAAGGAAATCATTATTTTCCACCTCAGGCCGTAAATCAGGAATTGTTAGCAGACAGTTCTACCCATACTCATTGCCCCTGGAAAGGAGAAGCTTCTTACTATAGTATCAAAGCCAACGGAAAAGAAAATAAAGATGCTGCCTGGCATTATCCCAATCCGAAAGAAGCAGCCAGCCAGATTAAAGGATATATTGCTTTCTGGCGGGGTGTAAAAGTAGAGCCTTAG
- a CDS encoding LytR/AlgR family response regulator transcription factor: MLKVSQKEVLYIEGGKDYVKIVTPAKVYLMHETMKDMQENLGDKFIRVHRSYIVAADHIKIIKADAVVLSNDNQIPIGSLYKQELLDYFKK; encoded by the coding sequence ATGTTGAAAGTAAGTCAGAAAGAGGTATTGTATATAGAGGGCGGTAAAGATTATGTAAAAATTGTTACTCCTGCCAAAGTATATTTGATGCACGAAACCATGAAAGACATGCAGGAGAATCTGGGTGACAAATTCATACGGGTTCACCGTTCCTATATTGTGGCTGCCGATCATATTAAGATTATCAAAGCAGACGCAGTTGTTCTTTCCAACGACAATCAGATTCCTATTGGAAGCTTATATAAGCAGGAACTTCTGGATTATTTTAAAAAGTAA
- a CDS encoding DUF2071 domain-containing protein, with amino-acid sequence MNLLKRLPITFLGELHQVKLINFSVEREEVEPFVPWKLKIRDFKGRAMISMVNVDLKHMHPDFLPESLHFNYRHIGFRLLIEDKQWNKGLNKGIFFMRSFTDNGLIAQGGQLMTDYNLEKAEIICTNQLLALKKDDQYLTYALDENTPRQTDECLKQTIGSIDRAYSLLDGQIRMTKILREKWPIDWVNCYHFKTNFFETARLEGAFQVNETIYYQWTPPQPIR; translated from the coding sequence ATGAACCTATTAAAAAGACTTCCGATTACCTTTCTGGGCGAATTGCATCAGGTAAAGCTGATTAATTTTTCTGTAGAACGGGAAGAAGTAGAACCTTTTGTTCCCTGGAAACTGAAGATCAGGGATTTTAAAGGCAGGGCGATGATATCTATGGTCAATGTTGATCTCAAGCACATGCATCCTGATTTTCTGCCGGAAAGTCTGCATTTTAACTACCGGCACATTGGGTTCCGCTTACTCATAGAAGATAAACAGTGGAACAAAGGCCTTAACAAAGGTATTTTTTTCATGCGTTCCTTTACCGATAATGGCCTGATTGCCCAGGGCGGACAGCTCATGACAGATTACAACCTGGAAAAAGCAGAAATAATCTGTACCAATCAGCTGCTGGCTCTCAAAAAAGACGATCAATATTTAACCTATGCCTTAGACGAAAATACTCCCAGGCAAACAGATGAATGCCTGAAACAAACCATTGGATCTATTGACCGGGCATATTCTCTGCTCGACGGACAAATCCGCATGACAAAAATCCTTCGGGAGAAATGGCCGATTGACTGGGTAAACTGTTATCACTTCAAAACCAACTTCTTTGAAACCGCCCGACTGGAAGGGGCTTTCCAGGTAAACGAAACCATTTATTACCAATGGACACCCCCACAACCCATCCGCTAA
- a CDS encoding thiol-disulfide oxidoreductase DCC family protein, whose translation MISLPNKAIIYDDQCPACKLYTTGFVKWGLLEQNNRIPFTKIIDSDKVSQLDLQHSRHHIPLIDLTGGETLYGLDALVFLLSQKIPFLKTLLRIKPIYSFFSGFYNIISYNRRIIIPVHTPASGFDCAPDFSLRYRLYFIALAVSIASVITYAFGDSLSHFSLSGIGGMDMLCIAGTGWVLQILMALCVTLPFQPRQRINYIAHLGVIMIMGVFILLPGICLSALTAYQYPLIPTISVVISSSIMLWQHISRVRHIQLSQGWTIGWFLILQITAAFWLYFLT comes from the coding sequence ATGATATCTTTACCCAACAAAGCGATTATTTACGATGACCAATGCCCAGCTTGTAAATTGTACACCACAGGTTTTGTTAAATGGGGGCTGTTAGAGCAAAATAACCGGATTCCGTTCACAAAAATTATTGATTCTGACAAGGTTTCGCAACTGGATTTGCAACACTCCAGGCACCATATTCCGCTGATTGATTTAACCGGTGGCGAAACATTATATGGCCTGGATGCACTTGTATTTTTATTGAGTCAGAAAATTCCATTTCTGAAGACTCTGCTCCGAATAAAACCAATTTACAGCTTCTTTTCAGGATTTTACAATATTATATCTTACAACCGGCGTATCATTATTCCGGTCCACACACCAGCTTCAGGATTTGATTGTGCGCCTGATTTCAGCCTCCGGTACCGCCTGTATTTTATTGCTTTAGCGGTAAGCATCGCTAGTGTAATTACCTATGCGTTTGGCGATTCACTCAGCCATTTTTCCCTTTCTGGCATCGGAGGAATGGATATGCTGTGTATCGCTGGTACTGGCTGGGTACTCCAAATTCTTATGGCTTTGTGTGTGACTTTGCCTTTTCAGCCCAGGCAGCGGATCAACTACATCGCACATCTGGGAGTAATTATGATAATGGGTGTATTCATCCTGCTTCCAGGTATTTGCTTGAGTGCACTCACCGCCTATCAATATCCGCTTATTCCGACCATTAGTGTGGTAATCAGTTCCAGCATCATGCTCTGGCAGCATATTTCCAGAGTACGCCACATCCAGCTCAGTCAAGGCTGGACGATCGGCTGGTTTCTGATACTGCAAATTACAGCTGCTTTCTGGTTGTACTTCCTAACATAA
- a CDS encoding GbsR/MarR family transcriptional regulator: MQLEEAQEKFIQAWGTLGSNWGINRTMAQIHALLLISPHALSTEEVMEQLNISRGNANMNIRTLIDWGLLYKEFKSGERREFFSAEKDMWKVFKQIAKERRKRELEPIFKVLEDVSKVEGDPSDEQYKAFSQSIQGIQKFAGQADDFLAKVIKADESWFFGILLKMLK, from the coding sequence ATGCAATTAGAGGAAGCACAGGAAAAATTTATACAGGCATGGGGTACACTGGGTTCTAACTGGGGTATCAACCGCACGATGGCGCAGATTCATGCCTTGCTGCTGATTTCTCCTCATGCTTTAAGTACCGAAGAAGTAATGGAGCAGTTGAATATTTCCCGGGGTAATGCCAATATGAACATCCGTACTTTGATTGACTGGGGTTTGCTGTACAAAGAATTTAAATCCGGGGAAAGGCGGGAATTTTTTTCTGCGGAGAAAGACATGTGGAAAGTATTCAAACAAATTGCAAAAGAACGCCGCAAACGCGAACTGGAACCTATTTTCAAAGTACTGGAAGATGTGTCAAAGGTAGAAGGCGACCCGTCGGATGAGCAGTACAAGGCATTCAGCCAGTCGATTCAGGGTATACAAAAATTTGCCGGGCAAGCCGACGATTTTCTGGCCAAAGTGATTAAAGCCGATGAAAGCTGGTTTTTTGGAATCCTGCTAAAAATGCTGAAATAA
- a CDS encoding MFS transporter, which translates to MNSIQAPAQPVLQPEISTFQERLLLFILSVIQFTHIMDFMIMVPLGPRLIDVFDISTRQFSFLVSAYTFSAGISGFASAFFIDRFDRKTALIVLYFGFTLGTFACALSPNYYFLLTARTVTGLFGGILGALIYAIVGDTIPAERRGRAMGIVMASFAIASVAGVPFGLFLADQFDWHAPFFLLAAMSLVVWVAAFKAIPAMRKHLQHQQHRSPMMVITQVLNNPNQLWALGLMMMLMMAGFGIIPLLSTYMVKNVGFSQSQLAYIYLTGGSVSFFSSIIVGRLSDKYGKSRIFIIAAVLSLIPIAIITNLSRTPIPIALSVFAFFFIFTNGRMVPAMALITSSVLPQQRGSFMSINSSVQSVAAGVAAFLAGLVVYESPTTGELMNYPLVGYCSMVAVLICIFIVRKIKPVAEEVKGR; encoded by the coding sequence ATGAATTCCATACAAGCACCAGCTCAACCTGTTCTGCAACCTGAAATTTCAACCTTCCAGGAAAGATTATTACTATTTATTCTTTCCGTAATCCAGTTTACCCACATCATGGACTTTATGATTATGGTACCGCTGGGACCTAGGTTGATTGATGTGTTCGATATTTCAACCAGGCAGTTCAGTTTTCTGGTATCTGCGTACACCTTCAGTGCTGGTATCTCCGGATTTGCTTCCGCTTTCTTCATCGACCGCTTCGACCGCAAAACGGCTCTGATTGTGCTATACTTTGGCTTTACGTTAGGAACATTTGCCTGTGCTTTATCGCCGAATTATTATTTTCTGCTTACTGCCCGGACCGTTACCGGATTATTTGGCGGTATTTTAGGTGCCCTGATTTATGCCATTGTAGGAGATACTATTCCGGCCGAGAGAAGAGGCAGGGCTATGGGTATTGTAATGGCTTCCTTTGCAATTGCTTCTGTAGCTGGTGTACCCTTTGGCTTGTTTCTCGCCGATCAGTTCGACTGGCATGCCCCCTTCTTCTTACTGGCAGCCATGAGCCTGGTAGTATGGGTAGCTGCTTTTAAGGCAATACCTGCTATGCGTAAACATTTACAACACCAGCAACACCGGTCACCTATGATGGTAATTACGCAGGTACTGAACAACCCAAATCAGTTGTGGGCCTTAGGCTTAATGATGATGCTGATGATGGCCGGTTTTGGAATTATTCCTTTGCTCAGCACCTATATGGTAAAAAACGTGGGATTCAGCCAGTCGCAACTTGCCTATATTTATCTCACCGGCGGTTCGGTCAGCTTCTTTTCTTCCATTATTGTAGGCAGGCTTTCCGATAAATATGGCAAGTCCAGAATTTTCATTATTGCCGCGGTACTTTCGCTGATTCCGATTGCCATTATTACGAACCTTTCCCGTACACCTATTCCTATTGCTTTAAGCGTATTTGCCTTCTTCTTTATTTTTACCAATGGACGTATGGTACCGGCCATGGCGCTGATTACTTCGAGTGTGTTACCACAACAACGGGGTAGTTTTATGAGCATTAATTCGTCGGTACAATCTGTTGCTGCGGGTGTTGCTGCTTTTCTGGCCGGACTGGTAGTATATGAATCTCCTACAACCGGTGAATTAATGAATTATCCGCTGGTAGGTTATTGCTCTATGGTAGCCGTGCTTATCTGTATTTTTATTGTCCGGAAGATCAAGCCAGTAGCCGAAGAAGTGAAAGGAAGGTAA